AAAAGTAACCCTGAACCCCGCAAATGATACCATCGATAACCTTCGCAAACTGGTCGGAAAGGAAAATGTGTGGCTGAGCAAAACAGCGGCGTAAAAGCCCTCAGGTTTATTCATAGTATCCTCTTTATCATCTGGGCTGTTTTCAGTGTATTTACCTACAGCATCGCAACCTTCATTTTCAGTGGTATCTATCTTCCGGCGGCCCGGGGAATTGCCCGGGCATGGTGCAAACACCTTCTGGCATTCAGCGGCGCCAAAATAACAATTGAAGGTATAGAGAAGCTCGACAGCAACAAACACTATGTATTTGTCTCCAACCACCAGAGCCATCTCGATATACCATCACTTATGGGATACCTACCTTGCAACCTTGTATTTGTCGCGAAAAAAGAGTTGTTCCGGATCCCTTTCTTCGGATGGGGCCTGGCCTCGCTCCGCCATATCAGTATCGACCGGAGCAGTGCCCGCAAAGCAAGAGAATCATTTACCCGCGCGGTGGCGCTGCTGAAAAAAGAAAATCTCGATCTGGTGATCTTTCCCGAAGGCACCCGGTCGGTCGATGGCACTATCGGGCCCTTCAAACGAGGCGCCTTTGCCCTTCCCCTCGAAGCCGGGTTGCCGATTGTTCCGGTAACCATCGCGGGGACACGAAATATCCTGCCCAAAAAGTCATACCTGATCCACCCCGGAAACGTGACGGTTACGCTCCATGATCCGGTGAAAATCGAAGGTACCTCCAGTGCCGACAAGGAAAAGGCGGCAAAGAAGGTAAGAGAAATTATAATCGGGGACCAGTAGAATTCTGATGATTAATACCTGTTCATAATTGATTTCCATCCATTGTGACCGGAGTAACGGAGTACCGGAATGGTGGAGTAATGATTTTGTGCAAGCAGAAATGCCCCCCGCAGTCTCTTCACCTTATTCCGGGCAGCACAGGATATTTTCGGGAAAGCGAAACTGGAGTGGTTGTTTTTTGTATGAGGTTTGTCTTTCTTTTTTTGTTTGAGGAAAGGGACTGCCGTCCCTTTCAACGTCGGGAACAGACCGGATCGAGGGTGCCGCATGTTCTACTAACCGTCATTTTTTAGCCCAGGATCTCAAGCTGCTTTGTTATAAACGCAACATGCAGCATCTCTTCGTTGATAAGTTTATTCACCTTTTCCTTCCCCATCGACTCCACTACCCGGTCTTTCATGGCGGTGTAGACCACTACCGAATCTTTTTCGAAGCGAAGGGCGAGATTGAGAATATCCTGGGGAGTATTGCAGGAATTCACCAGCGAATCCATATCGGCATTGATATTGAATACGTGGGTATCGGCAGAGGCTTTAAGATACCGCTCGACTTCTTCATCGGGATCGAGCATGTTGGTGTTACCTTCTTGTTTGGCAAGATCGCTTTTAAGGTTTTCAAACAGAACAACATGCCCCTGTTCCCAGTCGGCAAGTTCTAAAAAAAGCTTGCGCGAATCTTCATCATCGGTCTTCTCAGCAGCGAGTTTATAGAATTTTTTACCGTTCTTCTCGATTTCTATTCCAATCTGGAAAATTTCTGCAGCGTTATACATTGTGTTCTCCTTTCATTTGAATGTCTTATTGGCAAAAATAGAAGGCCCCTCTCGCCGATACAAACCGATATTCGCTGATCAGAGATATACAATGGTGGAAATATCAGCGATAATCGGCTAAATTGGTGCCATCGGCGTTCTATCATTTTTCTAATTTTCGTTCATTATTCCCTTTTCATATTCGACTTCGAGGTCGTGTTTATGCTTCTTTTCTTCACCGGCAAGGCCCAAAAACAGGTTTTTATACTCTTCCTTTTGCTCCTGCCCGGCAAGACGGGAATAAAGATCAAAGGCTTTCTGTTCCGATTTCATGGCAAAAATAAAGACATCTTCGATCGGGCTGCTTTCCCTGAGCTCGACATCAACAAGGTAATCGGCAATTTTCAAATCCTGTACATCCTGTGGCTTCACAAATACAGCTTTGCCGGTCTCATAAAGTTTCCGAAGTTTCTGCTCATGTCCCCGCTCCATGGCCGCCATCTCGGAAAGCAGCTTTTTCTGTGCGGGATTAGTCACAATTCCTGCATATTTCTCATAAAGCTCATAGGCTGCGATCTCACTTTTTATTGCAAAATCGATTATGTTTTCAAAACGATCTGTTGTCATTTAACCTCCTGGTAAGATATTTCATGAATCTGTCACATTAAACAACTGGCCATGTATTCAACTTGGGAATAAAATAAATATCATGCAGGTGAATATAAAATGAAGTGCCTGTACCGGGGCTGGAATCTGAAAGAATGTATTCTGATACGGTTATCGTGCTTTTTTATCATCCCTTTCCCAGATTCCCTGCTGAATATGATTTTCTTTCTCCTGTTCTGCCTGCAGTTTCAACTTATAAGCGCAGTCTCGCACGATTCCGTACAATACCCCGCAACCGTCATCCTCCCGCTGAATATCTCCCTTATCGGCCAGAAATAACAGTTTGTGAGCCAAATCAATAACTTCCTCGATGTTTTTGTTCCATGCATGCATGATCGCCCCTTAATAATCTGGTGGGATTGGCATTAGTGGCATTTGAGAAGCCTTTCTTCCACTTGCAGCATGTATCGTGCCAATTTAATCTGCACAAATAGCAGTATTTTAAGCGGTTTAAGAGATTAATTGTCCAGAAATACAGCGATGTATATAGAAACTCGAAATAATAATCCAAGGCTAATCCATTATCTATTTTGATTGTCCTGGGGGATAGTTAATCGTCCAGCTATGGAAAAAACATACCATGTTGCCTAACGAAATATTATTGAATGCCGATTCCAGGGCTGTAATACAAGAGTTCGATACGTTCGATGAGCTTGCATCGGCCAGTTGCG
The DNA window shown above is from Chitinivibrionales bacterium and carries:
- a CDS encoding rubrerythrin — encoded protein: MYNAAEIFQIGIEIEKNGKKFYKLAAEKTDDEDSRKLFLELADWEQGHVVLFENLKSDLAKQEGNTNMLDPDEEVERYLKASADTHVFNINADMDSLVNSCNTPQDILNLALRFEKDSVVVYTAMKDRVVESMGKEKVNKLINEEMLHVAFITKQLEILG
- a CDS encoding 1-acylglycerol-3-phosphate O-acyltransferase, with amino-acid sequence MAEQNSGVKALRFIHSILFIIWAVFSVFTYSIATFIFSGIYLPAARGIARAWCKHLLAFSGAKITIEGIEKLDSNKHYVFVSNHQSHLDIPSLMGYLPCNLVFVAKKELFRIPFFGWGLASLRHISIDRSSARKARESFTRAVALLKKENLDLVIFPEGTRSVDGTIGPFKRGAFALPLEAGLPIVPVTIAGTRNILPKKSYLIHPGNVTVTLHDPVKIEGTSSADKEKAAKKVREIIIGDQ